A window of Phenylobacterium sp. NIBR 498073 genomic DNA:
CGCCTCGGTCCGCAGCTTCGAGGCCAGGCCCGTCGGCACCGGACAGATCGGCGACAGCGTCCGCTTCCGCCTGACCTACGACCGCGGCGGCGACGACGCGCCCGCCGCCCTGGTCGGCAAGTTCCCGGCCGCCGGGGCCGAGAGCCGCGCGACCGGGATCATGCTGGGCAACTATCTGCGCGAGGTGCGCTTCTACCAGCAGCTGGCGCCCACCGCCCTGGTGCAGACCCCGCGCTGCTACTTCACCGACGTCGACGAGGCGACCAGCGACTTCGTGCTGATGATGGAGGACCTGGCTCCGGCGGTGCAGGGCGACCAACTGGCCGGCGTCAGCCTGGAGCAGGCGCGGCTGGTGGTCGAGCAGGCCGCGCGGCTGCACGCCTCGCACTGGGGCGACGACGGGCTGGACGAACTGCCCTGGGTCTCCGGCTCCAAGGCCGCGCCGGCCAGCGCCGTCAGCGAGGAGATGGTCGCCGCGCTCTGGGCCGGGTTCAAGATACGCTACGGCGCGCGCCTGCAGCCGCAATGGACCGAAGTCGGCGACTGGCTGGCCCCGCGCTTTGGCGAGTTCGCGCGGACCGAAGAGGGGCCGCGCTGCCTGACCCACAACGATTTCCGCCCGGACAACATGATGTTTGGCACAGCGGCCGGCGGCTATCCGGTGGCGGTGCTGGACTGGCAGTCCTTCGCCTATGGCTGCGGCCCGACCGACCTGGCCTATTTCCTGGCCGGCGCGCTGCCGCCCGACGTCCGCCGCGCGCAGGAGCCGGCCCTGCTGCAGCTCTATCTCGACACCCTGACGACCCATGGCGTCCGGGGCTTCGGCATGGAGGAGCTGAGGCCGCTCTACGGCCGCGGCGCCTACCTGCTGTTCGCCACCGCTTTCTTCGCATCGATGGTCGTCACCCAGACCGACCGCGGGGATGAGATGTTCCTGCAAATGATCGGGGCCGCGGCCGAGCACCTGTGCGATCATGGGGTGGTCGGATAGGCGAGGGGCAGCCGCGGATGCGGCGGCCGCGCGTCATTGTCGAGACTTGGTTCGGGTGGACGTGGGGGCGGGCCCTCGACGTCCGCGGGCCGAGTCTCAGCGACGGGGCGGGACCACGTCGCTGAAGATCGAGAAACTTTTCCAGGCCGGTTCGAGCGGCGGGGCGTCTGCCCGCGGGACGTAGGGCGAGGGCGCCTTCAGCTCCAGTTCCGGGATATAGCGCGGGCAGTTGGGGAAGATGTCGCGTGGGCTGACCTCGACCAGCAGCTGGGCGCCCGGCCACTGCGCCATCCGCGGATCGTCGCGCAGCACCCGGGCCGCGCCGTTCACCCGAAGCCGCGCCTGCTTGGGGCCGACGCCCAGGAACAGCAGGCCGACGTGCGGATTGACCTCGACGTTGCCGAGGCTGCGGAACATGCCGTTGCCGTCGTAGTCGGGAAACACCAGCCGGTCGGGCGCCAGGATGCGAACGAAGCCGGGATCGCCGCCCTTGTAGGAACAGTCGGGGCGACCTTCGGCGTCGGCGGTGGCAAGGAAAAAGAACGGCAAGGCTTCGATGAAGGCCTTGTCGGCGTCGGTGAAGCGGTCGTGGCGCAGCCGTTCGTACAGCCTGTCGGCAAGGGGCGCGCTGGCGAACTCGTCCTGCAGACGGCGTTGTCCGGAATGGTACATGCGGGCCTCCCGTTTTCGCATGAGGCTAGCATGAAAACGCCGCCGGCCCTGCGGACCGACGGCGTTCCAGATCGGGTTCGGCGCGTCGCTCAGGCGGCGGCGAGCGCGACCTTGCGGCCACGACGGCGCAGGGCGGCGCCGGCCAGGCCGAAGCCGGTGATCATCATCGCCCAGGTCGCCGGTTCCGGCACCGCCGAGGGCACGTCGAGCAGGACGCGACCGCCGGTGACGGCGCGCGGCCCGCCGGTGTTCTGGTACTCGTACGAGGTGTTCAGAATGGCGGCTCCGCCAGCGGTCAGCGGGAAGAAGTCCAGGCGCAGCTGCTGGGCGTAGCCGCTGGTCGAGATCCGGAAGCCCTGGGTCGGCAGCGAGACCCAGTCGGCCAGAGCGGCGTTGTTGTAGGTGAAGGTCGAGAACACGCCCGGGCCGAACGTGCCAGAGGACGCGGTGATGTTGACGCCCAGCAGCGAGGTCAGGGTGTCGTCGGTGGTGAAGCTGCCGGTCAGCGAGCCGCCGCCCTGCAGGGTCACATTGTCGAGCACGAACACCTTGGCGGCCCAAGCCGGCGCGGCGGCAGTCATGGCGGCGATGGCTGCGGCGATGGCGATCAGGCGCTTCATGTCGGTTCCAATACGGGAAAGCTGAACTGTATTGCACACGTCTAAGCAACATCGGCGCCAGTGATGCAAGTTAAAGGAGCGGCGTTCGCTCGGCTGGCGAGGGGAGCCGGCGCGGGCGGCTTCACGTGCGCGTAAACCCCATTGGCTTACGTGACGTCGCGCACCTAAATGACTCGCCGACGCGCGACGGACGCGCATTTATCGGGAGCGGAACAATGGGCGAAGCCTATATCGTCGCGGCGACGCGGACGGCCGGCGGCCGCAAGGGCGGCAAGCTGAAGGATTGGCATCCGGTCGACCTGGGCGCCGTGGTGCTCAACGACATCATCGATCGCACGGGCGCCGATCCGGCCCTGGTCGAGGACGTGGTCATGGGCTGCGTCGGCCAGGTCGGCGAGCAGGCGATCAACGTCGCGCGCAACGCCGTGCTGGCGTCCAAGCTTCCGGAAAGCGTGCCGGCCACCAGCGTCGACCGCCAGTGCGGCTCCTCGCAGCAGGCGCTGCAGTTCGCCGCCCAGGCGGTGATGAGCGGCACTATGGACGTGGTGATCGCCGCGGGCGTGGAAAGCATGACCCGCGTGCCGATGGGCCTGTCGGCGGCGCTGCCGGCCCAGAACGGCTTCGGCAACTATATGAGCCCGCGGATGAAGGAGCGTTATCCGAACATCCAGTTTAGCCAGTTCATGGGCGCCGAAATGGTCGCCAAGAAGTACGGCCTGACCAAGGACGAGATCGACCAGTACAGCTACGAGTCCCACCAGCGCGCGATCGCCGCCACCCAGGCCGGCAACTTCAAGAACGAGATCGTCGCGATCGAGGTGGTCGACGCCGAGGGCAACAAGACCCTGCACACCGTCGATGAAGGCATCCGCTTCGACGCCAGCCTCGACGGCATCAAGGGCGTGAAGCTGCTGGCCGAAGGCGGCGCCCTGACCGCGGCCTCGTCGAGCCAGATCTGCGACGGCGCCTCGGCGGTGATGGTCGTCTCGGAAAAGGGCCTGAAGGAACTGGGCGTGAAGCCGCTGGCCCGCATCCATCACCTGTCGCTGCTCGGCCACGATCCGGTGATCATGCTGGAAGCGCCGCTGCCAGCCTCGGAACGCGCCCTGAAGCGCGCCGGCATGAGCGTCGACGACATCGACCTGTTCGAAGTCAACGAGGCGTTCGGCTCGGTGCCGGTGGCCTACATGAAGCATCTCGGCGTCGCCCGCGATAAGATCAACGTCAACGGCGGCGCGATCGCGCTGGGCCACCCGCTCGGCGCCTCGGGAACCAAGCTGATGGCGACCCTGCTGAACGCCCTCGAACAGCGCGGCGGCCGCTACGGCCTACAGACGATGTGCGAAGGCGGTGGTATGGCGAACGTCACGATCGTCGAGCGACTCTAAGGCCCGTTCCGGCTCCGGACACGGGGCCGGGTCGCAGCCTAGAGGAGCTACCCCATGACCGGACGCGTCTATGCAATCACGGGCGCGTTCGGCGTGCTGGGCTCGGCCGTGGCGCGCGCCGCCGCGGCCAAGGGCGCTCGCGTCGCCCTGATCGACTATGCGAAGATCCCGCCCGAGGGCCTGGGGGACGACTGCGGTCCCGACGGCATGATCCTGGGCGGGGTCGACCTGACCGACGCCGTGGCGGCCGGCGTGGCGATCGACGCCGTCGCCCACCACTTCGGACGGCTGGACGCCCTGATCAACGTCGCCGGCGGCTTCCGCTGGGAGACGCTGGAAGCTGGGTCCTGGGAGACCTGGCACCAGCTGTTCCGGATGAACGTGCTGACCGCGACCAACGCGAGCCGCTCGGCTATCCCGCACCTGAAGCGCAGCAGCAGCGGCCGGATCGTCAATGTCGGCGCCAACGGGGCGGTGAAGGCCTCGATGGGCATGGGCGCCTACGCCGCCTCCAAGGCCGGGGTGCACAAACTGACCGAGGCCCTGGCCGAGGAGCTGAAAGCCGACGGGGTGACCGTCAACGCGGTGCTGCCCTCGATCATCGACACCCCGACCAACCGGGCCGACATGCCGAGCGCCGACTTCAGCACTTGGGTCGCGCCGGCCGACCTGGCCGCGGCGATCCTGTTCCTGGCGTCGGAGGAGGCGCGGGCGGTGACCGGCGCGCTGCTGCCGGTGACCGGGCGGGTCTAGACCAA
This region includes:
- a CDS encoding SDR family NAD(P)-dependent oxidoreductase — translated: MTGRVYAITGAFGVLGSAVARAAAAKGARVALIDYAKIPPEGLGDDCGPDGMILGGVDLTDAVAAGVAIDAVAHHFGRLDALINVAGGFRWETLEAGSWETWHQLFRMNVLTATNASRSAIPHLKRSSSGRIVNVGANGAVKASMGMGAYAASKAGVHKLTEALAEELKADGVTVNAVLPSIIDTPTNRADMPSADFSTWVAPADLAAAILFLASEEARAVTGALLPVTGRV
- a CDS encoding acetyl-CoA C-acetyltransferase, which gives rise to MGEAYIVAATRTAGGRKGGKLKDWHPVDLGAVVLNDIIDRTGADPALVEDVVMGCVGQVGEQAINVARNAVLASKLPESVPATSVDRQCGSSQQALQFAAQAVMSGTMDVVIAAGVESMTRVPMGLSAALPAQNGFGNYMSPRMKERYPNIQFSQFMGAEMVAKKYGLTKDEIDQYSYESHQRAIAATQAGNFKNEIVAIEVVDAEGNKTLHTVDEGIRFDASLDGIKGVKLLAEGGALTAASSSQICDGASAVMVVSEKGLKELGVKPLARIHHLSLLGHDPVIMLEAPLPASERALKRAGMSVDDIDLFEVNEAFGSVPVAYMKHLGVARDKINVNGGAIALGHPLGASGTKLMATLLNALEQRGGRYGLQTMCEGGGMANVTIVERL
- a CDS encoding pyridoxamine 5'-phosphate oxidase family protein, which encodes MYHSGQRRLQDEFASAPLADRLYERLRHDRFTDADKAFIEALPFFFLATADAEGRPDCSYKGGDPGFVRILAPDRLVFPDYDGNGMFRSLGNVEVNPHVGLLFLGVGPKQARLRVNGAARVLRDDPRMAQWPGAQLLVEVSPRDIFPNCPRYIPELELKAPSPYVPRADAPPLEPAWKSFSIFSDVVPPRR
- a CDS encoding phosphotransferase, producing the protein MSRRPDIRAPGEIDAAWLSAVLAAGGIDASVRSFEARPVGTGQIGDSVRFRLTYDRGGDDAPAALVGKFPAAGAESRATGIMLGNYLREVRFYQQLAPTALVQTPRCYFTDVDEATSDFVLMMEDLAPAVQGDQLAGVSLEQARLVVEQAARLHASHWGDDGLDELPWVSGSKAAPASAVSEEMVAALWAGFKIRYGARLQPQWTEVGDWLAPRFGEFARTEEGPRCLTHNDFRPDNMMFGTAAGGYPVAVLDWQSFAYGCGPTDLAYFLAGALPPDVRRAQEPALLQLYLDTLTTHGVRGFGMEELRPLYGRGAYLLFATAFFASMVVTQTDRGDEMFLQMIGAAAEHLCDHGVVG
- a CDS encoding PEPxxWA-CTERM sorting domain-containing protein, with the translated sequence MKRLIAIAAAIAAMTAAAPAWAAKVFVLDNVTLQGGGSLTGSFTTDDTLTSLLGVNITASSGTFGPGVFSTFTYNNAALADWVSLPTQGFRISTSGYAQQLRLDFFPLTAGGAAILNTSYEYQNTGGPRAVTGGRVLLDVPSAVPEPATWAMMITGFGLAGAALRRRGRKVALAAA